In one Alphaproteobacteria bacterium genomic region, the following are encoded:
- a CDS encoding lytic transglycosylase domain-containing protein: protein MPMRTLLAAGVTLLWLSAAPAWATSEKADGGQQEAAVIPVVPVAQVPELLGPADVERYRRIFALQKDGKWRQADGLIKALDERLLMGHVLFQRYMHPTKYRSRYNELAGWMKHYADHPSARRIYRLALRRKPRAARAPRRPVGRGVSGVGEAEVPDRAYVSGRQRSRAVRAKVRRLKGHIRRHLRRRQVVGAAKHLETPELKKLLDAVEFDQVRAAIARGYFQRGDFRRTFELASAAARRSRRHVVEADWYAGLGAWRLGRPAEAGDHFGHLARSKASDRLAAAGAFWAARANLKARRPERVNPLLAIGAGRPHTFYGQLAVRLLGNPSGFAWQPPALAEKELARLLEAAPARRAVALSQVGQTYLAERELRRVDTRGEHDLQHALLALAHRLGTPAAELKLARAILDGGGPHIDSALYPLPAWKPSEGFSVDRALVYAFVRQESAFNARAKSFRGARGLMQLMPRTASFVARDRSLRHRNRRKLFAPDFNLELGQMYLRHLMTTGGVERNLVMVAAAYNGGPGNLRKWSRRIKQKEDVLLFIESLPSRETRSFVKRVLANFWIYRERLGQDSPSLDQMAAGLWPYYLSLDKLVHTAAETSN from the coding sequence ATGCCCATGCGAACCTTACTAGCGGCGGGAGTGACCTTGCTGTGGCTGTCGGCGGCGCCGGCCTGGGCCACGTCCGAGAAGGCCGACGGCGGGCAGCAGGAAGCGGCCGTGATTCCTGTGGTCCCTGTGGCCCAAGTGCCGGAGCTCCTGGGGCCGGCCGACGTCGAACGCTACCGGCGCATTTTCGCGCTGCAAAAAGACGGCAAGTGGCGCCAGGCGGATGGCCTGATCAAGGCGCTGGACGAGCGCCTGCTGATGGGCCACGTGCTCTTTCAGCGTTACATGCACCCGACCAAGTACCGCTCGCGCTACAACGAGTTGGCGGGCTGGATGAAGCACTATGCCGACCACCCCTCGGCGCGCCGCATCTATCGCCTGGCACTGCGCCGCAAGCCTCGCGCCGCCAGGGCGCCAAGGCGTCCCGTCGGGCGCGGGGTCTCGGGCGTCGGCGAGGCCGAGGTGCCGGATCGGGCCTATGTCTCGGGGCGCCAGCGCTCGCGGGCGGTGCGCGCCAAGGTGAGGCGCCTGAAGGGCCACATTCGCCGCCATCTGAGGCGGCGCCAAGTGGTCGGTGCCGCCAAGCACCTCGAGACGCCCGAGCTGAAGAAGCTGCTCGACGCCGTCGAGTTCGACCAGGTGCGTGCCGCCATCGCCCGGGGTTATTTCCAACGCGGCGACTTCCGGCGGACCTTCGAGCTGGCCTCCGCCGCCGCCCGGCGCTCGCGCCGCCATGTGGTCGAGGCCGACTGGTATGCCGGCCTTGGCGCCTGGCGGCTGGGCCGGCCGGCCGAGGCCGGCGATCACTTCGGCCACTTGGCCCGCTCGAAGGCCAGTGACCGGCTGGCCGCCGCCGGCGCCTTCTGGGCCGCCCGGGCCAACCTCAAGGCGCGCCGGCCCGAACGCGTCAATCCCCTGCTGGCCATCGGCGCCGGCCGGCCGCACACCTTCTATGGCCAGTTGGCGGTACGGCTCCTGGGCAACCCCTCGGGTTTCGCCTGGCAGCCCCCGGCGCTGGCCGAGAAGGAGCTCGCCCGATTGCTCGAGGCGGCGCCGGCGCGCCGCGCCGTGGCGCTCTCCCAGGTCGGGCAGACCTACCTGGCCGAGCGTGAGTTGCGTCGGGTCGACACCCGTGGCGAGCATGATCTGCAACACGCCCTTTTGGCGCTGGCTCATCGCCTGGGGACGCCGGCGGCCGAGCTCAAGCTGGCCCGGGCCATCCTCGACGGCGGCGGCCCCCACATCGACAGCGCCCTCTATCCGCTGCCGGCCTGGAAACCCAGCGAGGGATTTTCCGTCGACCGGGCGCTGGTCTACGCCTTCGTGCGCCAGGAATCGGCCTTCAACGCCCGCGCCAAAAGCTTCCGCGGCGCCCGCGGCCTGATGCAACTGATGCCCCGCACCGCCAGCTTCGTGGCCCGCGACCGCAGCCTGCGGCACCGCAACCGGCGCAAGCTCTTCGCCCCGGACTTCAATCTCGAACTGGGCCAGATGTACCTGCGTCACCTGATGACGACCGGCGGCGTCGAGCGCAACCTGGTGATGGTGGCGGCAGCCTACAACGGCGGCCCCGGCAACCTGCGCAAATGGTCGCGGCGCATAAAGCAGAAGGAAGACGTGCTGCTGTTCATCGAAAGCCTGCCGTCGCGTGAGACCCGCAGCTTCGTCAAGCGCGTGCTGGCCAACTTCTGGATCTACCGCGAACGCCTGGGCCAGGATTCGCCTTCGCTCGACCAGATGGCTGCGGGGCTGTGGCCCTATTATCTCTCTCTCGACAAGCTGGTGCATACGGCAGCAGAGACGTCGAACTGA
- the moaB gene encoding molybdenum cofactor biosynthesis protein B, with the protein MSKIDPNEQRDFIPVNIAVLTVSDSRTLDDDRSGGVLVERLGKAGHVLADRAIVSDDQDRIVERLKGWIADPAIQVVIATGGTGVTGRDVTPEAFAQVYEKEIQGFGEIFRLQSYDKIATSTIQSRATAGVANGTYLFAVPGSPGACKDAWDGILEVQLDYRTKPCNFVELMDRLLEGR; encoded by the coding sequence ATGTCCAAGATCGACCCCAACGAACAACGCGACTTCATCCCCGTCAACATCGCCGTGCTGACGGTTTCCGACAGCCGCACGCTGGACGACGACCGCTCCGGCGGCGTGCTGGTCGAGCGCCTGGGCAAGGCGGGGCACGTGCTGGCCGACCGGGCCATCGTCAGCGACGACCAAGACAGGATCGTCGAGCGCCTAAAGGGCTGGATCGCCGACCCCGCCATCCAAGTCGTGATCGCCACCGGCGGCACCGGGGTGACCGGCCGCGACGTCACCCCCGAGGCCTTCGCCCAGGTCTACGAGAAGGAGATCCAGGGCTTTGGCGAGATCTTCCGCCTGCAGTCCTATGACAAGATCGCCACTAGCACCATCCAGTCGCGGGCCACCGCCGGGGTGGCCAACGGCACCTACCTGTTTGCCGTGCCCGGCTCGCCCGGTGCCTGCAAGGACGCCTGGGACGGCATCCTCGAGGTCCAGCTCGACTACCGCACCAAGCCCTGCAATTTCGTCGAGCTGATGGATCGCCTGCTGGAAGGAAGGTAA
- a CDS encoding GNAT family N-acetyltransferase: MTDVRITLQAVEDFDAGRKRVLEELRRAAFPPGERETEIPARFTWAKGEWGALVENAEGTLVSYAGVMFRQVTLNDRSLRLAGLGGVKSHPDWRRQGLAARAVAAIMEHARQRADVPFAMLFCRPDRVAYYASLGWSLFEGEILMRQPGGAAAYLEAFRGMTAPLGGEAPVDGCIDIRGLPF; the protein is encoded by the coding sequence ATGACCGACGTGCGCATCACACTGCAGGCGGTCGAAGACTTCGATGCCGGCCGCAAGCGGGTCCTGGAGGAACTGCGCCGGGCCGCCTTTCCACCCGGCGAGCGGGAGACCGAGATCCCGGCCCGCTTCACCTGGGCCAAGGGCGAATGGGGGGCGCTGGTGGAAAACGCCGAAGGAACGCTGGTATCCTACGCCGGGGTGATGTTCCGGCAGGTCACGCTGAACGACCGCTCACTCCGGCTGGCCGGCCTGGGCGGCGTCAAGAGCCATCCCGACTGGCGCCGCCAGGGCCTGGCGGCGCGGGCCGTGGCAGCCATCATGGAGCATGCCCGCCAGCGGGCCGACGTGCCCTTCGCCATGCTTTTTTGCCGGCCCGACCGGGTGGCCTATTACGCCAGCCTGGGCTGGTCGCTGTTCGAGGGCGAGATCCTGATGCGCCAGCCGGGCGGCGCCGCCGCCTACCTCGAGGCCTTCCGCGGCATGACCGCGCCGCTGGGCGGCGAGGCGCCGGTCGACGGCTGTATCGATATTCGTGGTTTGCCGTTCTGA